One region of Megalopta genalis isolate 19385.01 chromosome 15, iyMegGena1_principal, whole genome shotgun sequence genomic DNA includes:
- the LOC117219693 gene encoding isoaspartyl peptidase/L-asparaginase, with product MQLENYCSQLESRRLYASSRSNSIDKRLKVRGHRCYENSYPCIIVHGGAGDFNNDIIVEKMTGCKKAAINGYKKLLDGQSSIEAVETALWWLECDEFYNCSYGSVLNERGQVQMDASLMDGLLFKCGSVAAVSDIEHPISLAKYVLHNFPNALFVGDGAKNLAKYAGLNWISEGNMVAPLARLALKSSEGEEENDIDNLSLLGGDMLTSKVTGE from the exons ATGCAGCTTGAAAATTATTGTTCTCAACTAGAATCGCGTAGACTGTACGCGAGTAGTAGATCAAATAGCATAGATAAAAGATTAAAAGTCAGAGGACATAGATGTTATGAAAACAGTTACCCCTGTATAATCGTACATGGTGGTGCAGGGGATTTCAATAATGATATAATCGTGGAGAAAATGACAGGTTGCAAAAAAGCTGCCATAAATGGatataagaaattattagatGGCCAAAGTTCAATAGAAGCCGTAGAGACTGCTCTATGGTGGCTGGAATGCGACGAGTTTTATAATTGTAGTTATGGGTCTGTATTAAACGAAAGAG GGCAAGTGCAAATGGATGCAAGCTTGATGGATGGTTTATTATTCAAGTGTGGATCGGTAGCAGCCGTATCAGACATAGAGCACCCTATATCGCTTGCAAAATACGTGTTGCATAATTTTCCAAATGCACTTTTTGTGGGTGATGGTGCCAAGAATTTAGCAAAATATGCTGGTTTAAATTGGATATCTGAAGGGAATATGGTAGCGCCACTGGCACGATTAGCATTAAAATCATCAGAAGGGGAAGAAGAAAATGATATAGATAATCTAAGTTTACTGGGGGGCGATATGTTAACAAGTAAAGTAACTGGAGAATAG
- the TAF1B gene encoding TATA box-binding protein-associated factor RNA polymerase I subunit B: MKQCKLCGGTDFYKEAGYFFCQTCQTQNEDIREEVLELRIDNSTRLRKTRIRSLKSQSSGEELGWTSWEIYNFVLIGLTNELIELGVPANLKLTVLQLWATYLGKLEVAFISRKRKCVPKLAKRYNKRDAEIIYGKVQLQRRKRKRKKTGSSTNTSMMSDYQSEGSSMRELSKNKRLLVNADYDRFLQSQASSDVEGLSTFTQSTYSVQSSSGKSSDNEGRLQFSSHAKEETRKIKKLSKHVPKNKRVNYKAKHISTQYKIGPHIITPMRLWAILYLALRIHNQPIQLGDMLRYGREGHLSYYKLDHLLPPEVSLSKSEIHFLTPNVEITHRGMRRLTASMAKFLGVWEVVCPDFLPLVNRYCQELGLPRGIQLYIERLIALTVPKMTFTKEKSHIPNYEGRAMAFIIVVLKTLFALDDITEYQISRISEKINSMAIPLGLLNEKLFSFREWQDYVEGRKTILTHSHFPTRIKYCPNTNGVDDLYIKFLEFVTSKADKKEPDVKNSKHCLSEELVQAMTKYIANLSSNDDTPKAIDIFPPSLTPLHSYLQYLLDNPLYDIPAVFRNDFFLTKVGYMTKPESLVELAMQCGIQLDIVDSRLHFIDKIVPPFEQPRMPSVDEMKELVDVENDTTHEHTERNENVSDYVYRKIACKVAVDIPKELYYNSIRSTIENCNHKSEDFTFMETLPDGRLAIPDDSDNEEEEKKANLAQSITEEVLNLENKFYSRYNLSLTTAEKEAIQNPRINDRMCYEKEKLQLMRNSRGQFVKRSVSTVDHEERGEDFFSVLNNLSFNSSVQTNAKQDNLLLKNGIDINNIDMDNMDIDNDFLKLGESFNLSQISLRLDDFVSTPKSEKKSCVNNNRHHFLRPFKDYWMYHCVFSRVKSKNFAVFEKSLPRSFRWLLNECALAVELSGEELYEEVCLIESYLAYLSKNPHSKDNRSGMDPVSKSQLNFILKKW, encoded by the exons ATGAAGCAATGTAAACTTTGTGGTGGAACAGATTTTTATAAGGAAGCAGGATATTTTTTCTGTCAAACATGTCAAACACAAAACGAG GACATTAGAGAGGAAGTTCTCGAATTACGAATAGATAATTCAACTAGATTACGAAAAACAAGAATCAGATCATTGAAATCTCAGAGCTCAG GTGAGGAACTCGGATGGACTTCATGGGAAATATACAATTTCGTTTTAATTGGACTGACAAATGAACTGATTGAACTTGGAGTTCCAGCTAACTTAAAACTAACAGTATTGCAATTGTGGGCAACATATTTAGGAAAGTTAGAAGTAGCATTTATTTCAAGAAAGAGGAAATGTGTGCCAAAATTGGCAAAGAGATACAATAAGAGGGATGCGGAAATTATTTATGGTAAAGTGCAATTACaaagaagaaagagaaaacGTAAAAAGACTGGAAGTAGTACAAATACCTCAATGATGTCTGATTACCAGAGTGAGGGAAGTTCTATGCGAGAACTTAGTAAAAATAAA AGACTATTAGTAAATGCAGATTATGATAGGTTTCTTCAGTCTCAAGCTAGTTCAGACGTTGAGGGTCTCAGTACATTCACTCAGAGTACATATAGTGTTCAGTCTAGTTCGGGAAAGTCTTCGGATAATGAAGGAAG ACTACAATTCAGTTCACATGCCAAAGAGGAaacaagaaaaattaaaaagctGTCCAAACATGTACCTAagaacaaaagagttaattaTAAGGCGAAACATATAAGTACTCAATACAAAATAGGACCTCATATAATTACACCTATGAGGCTGTGGGCTATTCTATATCTTGCCCTTAGGATACATAATCAACCTATACAGTTAGGAGATATGTTgag GTACGGTAGAGAGGGGCATTTATCTTACTATAAACTAGACCATTTATTGCCACCAGAAGTCTCTTTATCAAAGAGCGAAATTCATTTTCTGACACCAAACGTGGAAATTACTCATAGAGGAATGAGACGTCTCACAGCCAGTATGGCTAAGTTTCTTGGTGTTTGGGAGGTAGTGTGCCCGGATTTTTTGCCTTTGGTTAATAGATACTGCCAAGAATTGGGATTACCAA GAGGTATACAGCTGTACATCGAACGATTGATAGCTCTGACTGTACCAAAAATGACATTCACCAAAGAGAAATCACATATTCCAAACTACGAGGGTCGCGCAATGGCATTTATCATTGTTGTACTGAAAACGTTATTTGCTCTGGACGATATAACTGAGTATCAAATTAGTAGGATATCAGAAAAGATCAATAG CATGGCTATTCCACTGGGCCTGTTGAACGAAAAGttatttagttttcgagaatgGCAGGATTATGTTGAGGGCAGGAAAACAATACTAACTCATTCGCATTTTCCGACGAGAATCAAGTACTGTCCAAACACTAACGGCGTAGATGACTTGTACATAAAATTTCTGGAATTTGTCACTTCTAAGGCGGATAAGAAGGAGCCAGACGTTAAGAATTCGAAACACTGTTTATCGGAGGAACTCGTTCAAGCCATGACCAAATATATTGCTAATTTAAGTTCCAACGACGATACACCCAAAGCGATAGACATTTTTCCGCCGTCTTTAACTCCGCTTCATTCGTACTTGCAATATTTATTGGACAATCCTCTTTACGACATACCCGCTGTCTTTAGAAATGATTTTTTCCTTACGAAAGTGGGCTATATGACTAAACCCGAATC TCTTGTCGAATTAGCGATGCAATGCGGTATTCAATTAGATATTGTAGACTCGCGTTTGCACTTTATCGACAAAATTGTTCCTCCCTTTGAACAACCTAGAATGCCGAGTGTTGATGAAATGAAAGAGCTGGTCGATGTGGAAAACGATACTACGCACGAGCATACGGAGAGAAACGAAAATGTGAGCGATTACGTGTACAGAAAGATAGCATGTAAAGTAGCGGTCGACATTCCCAAAGAATTGTATTACAACAGTATTAGATCCACAATAGAAAATTGTAACCATAAATCAGAGGATTTTACATTTATGGAAACATTACCGGATGGTAGACTAGCAATTCCCGACGACAGCGACAACGAAGAGGAGGAGAAAAAAGCGAATCTGGCTCAGAGTATTACCGAGGAAGTATTAAACTTAGAAAACAAGTTTTATAGTCGATACAATTTGAGCTTAACTACTGCGGAAAAGGAGGCCATACAAAATCCACGCATTAACGACAGGATGTGCTACGAGAAAGAAAAATTACAGCTTATGAGAAACAGCAGAGGTCAATTCGTTAAAAGATCTGTCTCGACCGTGGACCATGAAGAACGAGGAGAGGATTTTTTCTCCGTTTTAAACAATTTGAGTTTTAATAGCAGTGTCCAAACGAATGCCAAACAAGATAACTTATTGTTGAAAAACGGTATAGATATCAACAATATAGATATGGACAACATGGACATAGACAACGATTTTCTAAAACTGGGCGAATCTTTTAATCTGAGTCAAATTTCTTTGCGTCTAGACGATTTCGTCTCAACACCAAAATCAGAGAAAAAGTCGTGTGTGAACAACAATAGACACCATTTTTTAAGGCCATTCAAAGACTATTGGATGTATCATTGCGTTTTCAGCCGCGTGAAATCAAAAAATTTTGCAGTATTCGAGAAATCTTTGCCGCGAAGCTTTCGTTGGCTGTTGAATGAGTGCGCACTTGCCGTGGAATTGTCTGGGGAAGAGCTCTATGAAGAAGTATGTTTAATAGAATCGTATCTTGCATACCTTTCAAAGAATCCGCACAGTAAAGACAATCGCAGTGGCATGGATCCGGTATCCAAAAGTCAATTGAATTTCATTTTAAAGAAGTGGTGA